From the genome of Leptospira licerasiae serovar Varillal str. VAR 010, one region includes:
- a CDS encoding Rieske (2Fe-2S) protein, translating into MAEFQKLAKLSDLKEGEVFVAETRYHRIGLTKLGNEICAFADLCTHDGEDISTGELEGDVIVCPRHSARFNIRTGKVLCMPAVEDLPVYKTRIVGDEVEVELED; encoded by the coding sequence ATGGCAGAATTTCAGAAACTTGCAAAACTTTCCGATCTAAAAGAAGGAGAGGTGTTTGTTGCAGAAACCCGTTACCATAGGATAGGATTGACTAAACTAGGGAACGAAATCTGTGCCTTTGCGGATCTTTGCACTCATGATGGAGAGGATATTTCAACGGGAGAATTGGAAGGGGACGTAATTGTTTGTCCAAGGCATTCCGCAAGGTTTAATATCCGCACCGGAAAGGTACTTTGTATGCCTGCGGTGGAAGATTTGCCAGTCTATAAGACAAGAATCGTAGGTGACGAAGTCGAAGTAGAGTTAGAGGATTGA
- a CDS encoding EAL domain-containing protein, which translates to MLAEYESQHILSLGEGYYTPHYQPILDVGNRNIIGYEVLGRVFSPESNQYHSLGYHFHNPDTDTVRLVHIDRIIREKAIKHVKETGLKTKIFLNMMPNFLSMVYTGEVLDIKRLHILHLIDKYDINPNDLVLEITEDKFEGNIEKLLYIVSLFRERGIKIAVDDLGVGFSNLERIGYIHPDIMKVDIKIMRESLNRRSFKNVLSAISEMSQRLGSQLLFEGVENEEELYLALSMGANLLQGFYFSRPALDFQDKKRFNKTLKTSLEKFSGLRFLEILENLRKEQSFLDQFVNLFKDLETSSEEKMTEALGGILDKLPLETTSVLVTDMHGYQVTPTFKREAYDLPWTRLLTEVGNNYAWKPFFIRHKAETYHSSRVSGFTEPFHDIETKRQYVLFTLNLGENHVLILRLDWESY; encoded by the coding sequence ATGCTCGCCGAATACGAGTCACAACACATTCTCTCTCTGGGAGAAGGTTATTATACCCCTCATTACCAGCCGATCTTAGACGTCGGAAATCGTAATATTATAGGTTACGAGGTTTTAGGCAGAGTATTTTCTCCCGAATCCAACCAATACCATTCTCTAGGTTATCATTTTCACAATCCTGACACGGATACTGTCCGTTTAGTTCATATCGATCGTATTATTCGCGAAAAAGCGATCAAACATGTGAAAGAAACAGGTCTTAAGACTAAAATTTTCCTGAACATGATGCCGAATTTTCTCTCCATGGTGTACACGGGAGAAGTGTTGGATATCAAACGTCTTCATATTCTTCACCTCATCGATAAATACGATATTAATCCGAACGATCTAGTTTTAGAGATCACTGAGGATAAGTTCGAAGGAAATATTGAAAAACTTTTATATATAGTCAGCCTTTTTAGAGAAAGAGGGATTAAGATCGCAGTGGATGATCTTGGAGTCGGTTTTTCCAATTTGGAGAGGATCGGTTATATACATCCGGATATAATGAAAGTGGACATAAAAATTATGAGAGAGAGTTTGAATAGACGCTCTTTCAAGAATGTCCTTTCTGCAATTTCCGAAATGTCCCAAAGGCTAGGTTCTCAACTTTTATTCGAAGGTGTGGAGAACGAAGAAGAATTGTATCTTGCTCTGTCCATGGGAGCCAATCTTCTGCAAGGTTTTTATTTTTCTCGTCCTGCTTTGGATTTTCAGGATAAAAAACGTTTTAATAAAACTCTCAAGACCTCTCTTGAAAAATTCTCAGGACTAAGGTTCTTGGAGATCCTGGAAAATCTTAGAAAAGAACAATCCTTTCTGGATCAGTTCGTGAATTTATTCAAAGATCTCGAAACTTCTTCCGAAGAAAAGATGACGGAAGCATTGGGTGGGATTCTGGACAAACTTCCTCTGGAGACAACTTCTGTTTTGGTTACCGATATGCATGGTTATCAGGTGACTCCTACTTTCAAGAGAGAAGCATACGATCTTCCTTGGACAAGATTACTTACCGAGGTGGGCAACAACTATGCTTGGAAGCCATTCTTCATCCGCCATAAGGCAGAAACCTACCATTCCAGCAGAGTTTCCGGATTTACGGAACCCTTCCACGATATAGAAACCAAACGTCAATATGTCTTATTCACCCTGAATCTGGGCGAGAATCACGTTCTCATTCTCCGCTTGGACTGGGAATCCTACTGA
- the sufU gene encoding Fe-S cluster assembly sulfur transfer protein SufU — MSLSDSLYQEVLLDHYQNPRHHGKMEHSDLHQEGVNPLCGDEVELFLKLNGDIISEISFVGKGCSISQASASMLTDSLYGKTISEAKSLIHEFKGMLLEDKVPNFSEEYEDLESMEAVKKIPARIKCATLAWNTLEKAIGK; from the coding sequence GTGTCCTTAAGCGATAGTCTTTACCAAGAAGTACTACTCGATCATTATCAAAATCCAAGACATCACGGAAAGATGGAACATTCCGATCTTCATCAAGAAGGAGTGAATCCCTTATGCGGTGACGAAGTGGAATTATTCCTTAAACTGAATGGGGATATTATCTCCGAGATCAGTTTTGTAGGGAAGGGCTGTTCTATCTCTCAGGCTTCCGCTTCTATGCTGACAGACAGTCTATATGGTAAGACGATCTCCGAAGCAAAATCACTAATACATGAATTTAAAGGAATGCTTTTAGAGGATAAGGTCCCGAATTTTTCGGAAGAATATGAGGATCTAGAATCTATGGAAGCGGTAAAAAAAATTCCGGCACGCATCAAATGTGCAACACTCGCATGGAATACATTGGAAAAGGCGATCGGAAAGTAG
- a CDS encoding SufB/SufD family protein, whose protein sequence is MLLAESISEYIKEKKEPSILAEFRISAEKLLNAATFPDPSLESWRKISLSNFKISEYTKVCPDSSVSVSGDVQVTKLQDLSSEKLSEVLKKLEPAVSFYSKEWFPLFVFSKFTHAYYVQLGSDPSSFPEIKIECKNGNVILPLLIVEAASGTKSNFIERWESPSGKDLVLMNGVTVLFTPANGDFRYSSLENLGDSTFHFRATYGIQEKDSKFHASLASWGGYKGKSFYDTNVAGKGCWTRYVGLSPLKAREFQDTEVRILHSESHAQSSILYRTVVREKAHHVFTGNLHIPSRCKDVGAVQINNNLLLDRTARAESIPKLEVFADSVKCEHGATVGEIDEEQLFYLASRGISEEEARKMIVEGFLNEVVREFPSETVREELSSMIESRMLGE, encoded by the coding sequence ATGCTTTTGGCGGAATCCATTTCGGAATATATCAAGGAGAAGAAGGAACCTTCCATTCTTGCCGAATTCCGTATCAGCGCCGAAAAACTATTGAACGCTGCTACATTTCCGGATCCTTCTCTCGAATCCTGGAGGAAGATCAGTCTTTCTAATTTTAAAATTTCTGAATATACTAAAGTTTGTCCGGATTCTTCCGTTTCTGTTTCCGGAGATGTACAAGTCACGAAACTGCAAGATCTTTCTTCCGAGAAACTTTCGGAAGTCCTAAAAAAATTAGAACCTGCAGTTTCCTTTTATTCAAAAGAATGGTTCCCACTTTTCGTATTTTCCAAATTCACTCATGCGTATTATGTTCAGCTAGGTTCCGATCCTTCTTCTTTTCCTGAGATCAAAATCGAATGTAAGAACGGAAATGTAATCCTTCCACTTTTGATCGTGGAAGCGGCTTCGGGAACAAAATCCAATTTTATAGAAAGATGGGAATCTCCTTCCGGAAAAGATCTCGTGCTCATGAACGGAGTTACCGTTCTTTTCACTCCTGCGAATGGGGATTTTAGATATTCCAGTTTGGAAAATCTGGGAGATTCTACTTTTCATTTTAGGGCTACTTACGGGATCCAAGAGAAGGATTCCAAGTTCCATGCGAGTCTTGCTTCTTGGGGCGGATACAAGGGAAAATCATTCTATGATACGAATGTCGCAGGAAAGGGATGTTGGACACGTTATGTGGGCCTTTCTCCTTTGAAGGCAAGAGAATTTCAAGACACCGAAGTCCGTATTCTTCATTCCGAAAGCCATGCGCAAAGTTCCATTTTATATCGCACCGTTGTACGAGAGAAGGCTCACCATGTATTCACTGGAAACCTTCATATACCTTCTCGTTGTAAAGATGTGGGCGCTGTCCAGATCAATAATAACCTTCTACTGGACAGAACTGCAAGAGCGGAATCCATTCCTAAATTGGAAGTATTCGCTGACAGTGTGAAATGCGAGCATGGAGCCACAGTCGGAGAAATAGACGAAGAACAGTTATTTTACTTAGCTTCCCGCGGCATCTCCGAAGAAGAAGCCCGCAAAATGATCGTAGAAGGATTTCTGAACGAAGTTGTTCGAGAATTTCCTTCCGAAACGGTTCGCGAAGAATTATCTTCTATGATAGAATCTAGGATGTTGGGCGAGTAA
- the sufC gene encoding Fe-S cluster assembly ATPase SufC, with protein sequence MAELLKISNLRAGVETESGEIQEILKGVDLTIGEGEVHAIMGPNGSGKSTLSNVIMGHPKYKVISGDILFRGESLLEKPTDERARAGIFLCFQYPTSIPGVTIGNFLRTILKSVRGKDLPVKEFRKELKEATALLEVPDTWIGRYVNDGFSGGEKKRNEILQMTLLKPKLSVLDETDSGLDIDALRIISEGITKNKSADRSILLITHYQRMLNYVTPDFVHVFAQGKILKTGGRELALELEEKGYDWILNGAN encoded by the coding sequence GTGGCGGAACTACTAAAAATTTCGAATCTTCGCGCCGGAGTGGAAACCGAATCCGGTGAAATCCAGGAAATCTTAAAAGGAGTCGACCTCACCATCGGCGAGGGAGAAGTCCATGCCATCATGGGTCCGAACGGATCCGGAAAAAGCACCTTATCAAATGTCATCATGGGTCACCCGAAATATAAGGTGATCTCCGGGGATATACTTTTCAGAGGAGAATCCCTTCTCGAAAAACCGACGGATGAAAGGGCAAGGGCAGGCATCTTCCTTTGCTTTCAATATCCAACTAGCATCCCAGGTGTAACGATCGGAAATTTTTTACGCACTATATTAAAATCGGTCCGAGGCAAGGACTTACCTGTAAAAGAATTCCGTAAAGAACTCAAAGAAGCCACAGCTTTATTAGAAGTTCCTGATACTTGGATCGGAAGATACGTGAACGACGGATTTTCAGGCGGAGAGAAAAAAAGGAATGAGATACTCCAAATGACACTTCTCAAACCTAAACTTTCGGTCCTGGACGAGACTGATTCAGGTTTAGATATAGACGCACTTAGAATTATCAGCGAAGGGATTACTAAAAATAAATCAGCGGACAGGTCCATACTTCTGATCACACATTACCAAAGAATGTTGAACTATGTAACCCCTGACTTCGTTCACGTATTCGCTCAAGGTAAGATCTTGAAAACTGGCGGAAGAGAGCTCGCTCTGGAATTGGAAGAAAAAGGATACGATTGGATCCTAAACGGAGCGAACTAA
- a CDS encoding cysteine desulfurase, with protein MSFDLEKIRGDFPILSTQMNGKPLVFLDSAASSQKPKSVIDTIRKYYEAENANIHRGVYYLSQKATEKYEMARIKTSRFIGAACAKVVIFTRNTTESINLVAQSWGRTNIHEGDEMVLTELEHHSNLVPWQMLAQEKQAVLKFIPLNQDSTLDLSNLDEIITERVKLVALAQMSNVTGTIHDLSAIIRRAREVGAKVLIDGAQGICHLPTNVQKEDFDFYAFSAHKMLGPTGVGILYAKEEILDTMPPWMGGGDMISKVWKDKSTYADLPARLEAGTPNISGVIGFGAAIEYLESIGMQEIRNHELELLQYALDRLEDFGGLELYGTNDLSKRGGVISFNFPGVHPHDVGSILDEEGIAIRVGHHCAQPFMDFKGIAGTCRASFYLYNTKEDVDSLLVGLKKVKEIFGRVLKR; from the coding sequence TTGAGTTTTGATCTCGAAAAGATACGCGGAGATTTTCCGATTCTATCTACACAGATGAACGGTAAGCCCTTGGTGTTTCTGGACAGCGCCGCTAGTTCTCAAAAACCAAAGTCTGTTATAGATACGATACGTAAATATTACGAAGCGGAGAATGCGAACATTCACCGTGGAGTATATTATCTTTCCCAAAAGGCCACCGAAAAGTATGAGATGGCCCGCATCAAAACTTCCCGTTTTATCGGGGCTGCCTGCGCAAAAGTAGTTATATTTACCCGTAATACTACCGAATCCATCAACTTAGTCGCTCAATCTTGGGGACGCACCAACATCCACGAGGGCGACGAGATGGTTCTCACTGAATTGGAGCACCATTCTAACTTGGTTCCTTGGCAGATGTTAGCACAGGAAAAACAAGCTGTCTTAAAATTTATCCCTCTCAACCAGGATTCAACTTTGGATCTAAGCAACTTGGACGAGATCATCACAGAGAGAGTAAAGTTAGTCGCTCTTGCTCAGATGTCCAATGTAACCGGCACGATCCACGATCTTTCTGCGATCATTCGTAGAGCGAGAGAAGTCGGAGCAAAAGTGTTGATAGACGGCGCCCAAGGGATCTGTCATCTTCCAACAAACGTTCAAAAAGAAGATTTTGACTTTTACGCATTTTCCGCTCATAAGATGCTCGGACCAACAGGCGTGGGGATTCTTTATGCTAAGGAAGAGATCTTAGATACCATGCCTCCTTGGATGGGTGGGGGAGATATGATCTCCAAGGTTTGGAAAGACAAATCCACTTATGCCGATCTTCCCGCAAGATTAGAAGCCGGAACACCGAATATTTCCGGAGTTATCGGATTCGGAGCGGCTATCGAATATCTGGAATCCATAGGAATGCAGGAGATCAGAAACCACGAGTTGGAACTCCTACAATATGCTTTAGATCGATTGGAAGATTTCGGCGGTTTGGAGCTGTATGGGACAAACGATCTAAGCAAAAGGGGCGGAGTGATCTCCTTTAATTTCCCTGGAGTACATCCGCACGACGTAGGCTCCATTCTGGACGAAGAAGGGATCGCAATCCGTGTGGGACATCATTGCGCCCAGCCGTTTATGGACTTCAAAGGGATCGCAGGCACCTGCCGCGCTTCTTTCTATCTTTATAATACCAAAGAAGACGTAGATTCTCTTTTGGTAGGTCTAAAGAAAGTGAAGGAGATTTTCGGCCGTGTCCTTAAGCGATAG